In Saccharolobus solfataricus, a genomic segment contains:
- a CDS encoding MBL fold metallo-hydrolase, translating to MNWKILVNGVPIYTSLGFVGFCNIVLMDIDDKYLIYDPGHFGNREVLLKALKDSGLSPLDIDGVILSHMHYDHSLNSLLFPNAKVYTTREEVEYTKNTPDNYSVTYLPDLLRERIVLVKNNEQLDGLKFILLPGHTGGSLGVMYKDTIFVGDAIKYIIDAKNGETSFAYYDITEANKSIRKVLKLANKVVPGHDAPFTIVRDSNKIEIIPDSDLINKEFTVYTRSDEPKILIRRV from the coding sequence ATGAATTGGAAGATCTTAGTTAATGGAGTGCCAATCTATACTAGTTTGGGTTTCGTAGGCTTTTGTAATATCGTATTGATGGACATTGACGATAAATATTTGATTTATGACCCGGGGCACTTTGGAAATAGGGAAGTCTTGTTAAAAGCATTAAAGGACAGTGGATTATCCCCATTAGACATTGATGGGGTTATACTATCACATATGCACTATGATCATTCTCTTAACTCACTATTATTTCCGAACGCCAAAGTTTACACTACTAGGGAGGAGGTTGAATACACAAAAAACACTCCAGATAATTATTCAGTTACTTACCTACCAGATCTTTTAAGGGAGAGAATAGTTCTAGTAAAGAATAATGAACAACTAGATGGTCTGAAGTTTATTCTATTGCCTGGTCATACAGGTGGAAGTTTGGGTGTAATGTATAAGGACACCATTTTCGTTGGAGATGCCATTAAATACATTATTGACGCAAAAAATGGTGAAACGTCATTTGCGTATTACGATATTACAGAAGCTAATAAGAGCATTAGAAAAGTATTAAAACTTGCCAATAAAGTAGTACCTGGTCATGATGCTCCATTTACTATAGTAAGAGATTCCAATAAGATAGAGATCATTCCAGATTCGGATCTGATTAACAAGGAATTTACCGTATACACCAGAAGTGACGAACCTAAAATACTCATTAGAAGAGTCTAA